The Trichosurus vulpecula isolate mTriVul1 chromosome 3, mTriVul1.pri, whole genome shotgun sequence genome includes a window with the following:
- the C3H5orf58 gene encoding putative uncharacterized protein C5orf58 homolog, with translation MFKNYIADEQFNLKALIKNIEKVSLDLKKMDELTKLLLCDLILHFSHPVKTEAIAKVEENNIVSEEFKISDQLELVPTLSNDV, from the exons ATGTTTAAGAATTATATTGCTGATGAGCAGTTCAACCTAAAAGCACtaattaaaaatatagaaaaagttTCTCTGGATCTGAAGAAGATGGATG AGCTCACCAAGTTACTTCTGTGTGATCTTATTTTGCATTTTAGTCACCCTGTGAAGACAGAAGCTATAgcaaaagtagaagaaaacaacatTGTTTCTGAAGAGTTTAAAATATCAGATCAATTAGAGTTAGTTCCTACTTTGAGCAATGATGTCTGA